Proteins encoded in a region of the Isosphaeraceae bacterium EP7 genome:
- a CDS encoding Uma2 family endonuclease, whose translation MSNATEIVKPLMTVDEFLDLPDDGVDRDLIDGVLHEWPGTPVTYRSIAHSVAEADFATSLNLWLRTQHRPCGLIVSGEAGFRLRRDPAVVVGIDVAYVGPEVVERSQGQRIFDGPPILAVEILSPSDTSERVANKVTLCLEAGVALVWLVDPKFRTVTVYGPEIPPRLFNIRDELTAEAHLPGLRLDVVDLFPDA comes from the coding sequence ATGTCCAACGCGACCGAGATCGTCAAGCCGCTGATGACCGTCGACGAGTTCCTCGACCTGCCCGACGACGGCGTGGACCGAGATCTGATCGATGGGGTACTTCACGAATGGCCGGGGACACCCGTGACGTACCGCAGCATTGCGCATAGCGTGGCCGAGGCCGACTTTGCGACCTCGCTCAATCTCTGGCTCAGGACCCAACACCGGCCGTGCGGGTTGATCGTCTCGGGCGAGGCGGGCTTCCGCCTGCGCCGTGACCCGGCCGTCGTCGTCGGGATCGACGTCGCCTACGTCGGGCCCGAGGTCGTCGAACGATCACAGGGGCAGCGGATCTTCGACGGGCCACCCATCCTGGCCGTCGAGATCCTCTCGCCGTCCGACACCTCCGAACGCGTTGCCAACAAGGTGACGCTTTGTCTCGAGGCGGGCGTCGCGCTCGTCTGGCTCGTCGACCCGAAGTTCCGCACGGTGACCGTTTATGGTCCCGAGATTCCGCCTCGTCTATTCAACATCCGAGATGAGTTGACCGCAGAGGCGCACCTGCCCGGCCTTCGCCTGGACGTCGTCGACCTGTTCCCTGACGCTTAA
- the rplD gene encoding 50S ribosomal protein L4, whose amino-acid sequence MLTVPVYNPTGEKVGEESIDPADFGGVVNKQLLHEVVLMHEAARRVGTVNTRGRADVAGSGKKIFRQKGTGNARAGAKRTNKRKGGGVAFARRNRDYRYSLPKRSVRAAIRMAVLSKFQDQQVIIIDGLAPTAPKTKDVVNVLRAIRRPDLAESATAVAGETKAQALDRTLDSRSILLGLPTSDQNLYLSARNIDGMLIAPVAEFNTYDVLKQRYLLLTREALAVLKERVKEKPARRPALAASEAL is encoded by the coding sequence ATGCTGACCGTCCCTGTCTATAACCCGACCGGCGAGAAGGTGGGCGAGGAGTCGATCGACCCGGCCGACTTCGGTGGCGTGGTCAATAAGCAGCTCCTCCACGAAGTCGTCCTGATGCACGAGGCCGCCCGCCGCGTCGGCACGGTGAATACCCGTGGCCGTGCGGACGTCGCCGGCTCGGGTAAGAAGATCTTCCGTCAGAAGGGGACCGGCAACGCTCGCGCCGGTGCCAAGCGGACCAACAAGCGGAAGGGCGGCGGTGTCGCCTTCGCCCGTCGTAACCGCGACTATCGGTACTCGCTGCCTAAGAGGTCCGTGCGGGCCGCCATCCGGATGGCCGTGCTGTCCAAGTTCCAGGACCAGCAGGTCATCATCATCGACGGGTTGGCGCCCACCGCCCCGAAGACCAAAGACGTGGTCAACGTGCTGCGGGCCATCCGCCGTCCCGACCTGGCCGAGTCGGCCACCGCGGTCGCCGGCGAGACCAAGGCCCAGGCCCTGGATCGGACCCTCGACAGCCGCTCGATCCTGCTGGGACTGCCCACCAGCGACCAGAACCTCTACCTGAGCGCCCGGAACATCGATGGCATGCTCATCGCCCCGGTCGCAGAGTTCAATACCTACGACGTCCTGAAGCAGCGCTATCTCCTGCTGACCCGCGAGGCCCTCGCGGTGCTGAAGGAACGCGTCAAAGAAAAGCCGGCCCGCCGCCCCGCCCTGGCCGCCTCGGAGGCCCTCTGA
- the rpsG gene encoding 30S ribosomal protein S7 → MARKFTMSKEQLRPDPRYGSKLVSKFINCLMHDGKKSVAQKVFYDAMDLIERRLPNESPLDVFVRALENVKPVIEVRSKRVGGATYQVPMQVNKVRQQTLSVRWLLMAAREKKGRPMAIKLADEFLAAYNREGAAVTRRENVHRMADANKAFAHFAW, encoded by the coding sequence ATGGCCCGCAAGTTCACGATGAGCAAGGAGCAGCTTCGCCCCGACCCCAGGTACGGCTCGAAGCTGGTCAGCAAGTTCATCAACTGCCTGATGCACGACGGCAAGAAGAGCGTGGCGCAGAAGGTCTTCTATGACGCCATGGACCTCATCGAGCGCCGCCTGCCCAACGAGAGCCCGCTCGACGTCTTCGTCCGTGCCCTCGAAAACGTCAAGCCCGTCATCGAGGTCCGGTCCAAGCGCGTCGGCGGTGCCACCTATCAGGTGCCGATGCAGGTCAACAAGGTCCGTCAGCAGACCCTCTCGGTCCGCTGGCTCCTGATGGCCGCCCGCGAGAAGAAGGGGCGCCCGATGGCCATCAAGCTGGCCGACGAGTTCCTGGCCGCCTACAATCGCGAAGGCGCCGCCGTCACCCGTCGCGAGAACGTCCACCGCATGGCCGACGCCAACAAGGCGTTCGCCCACTTCGCCTGGTGA
- the rpsC gene encoding 30S ribosomal protein S3 codes for MGQKIRPTGFRVGIMEDWRSRWYASKHEFSDLLVEDFKIRKFVKGKYSYAGIPKIEIERTRDAVTVFLFTARPGVIIGRKGAEVDRLKEELQDLTGRRIEVKIEEVTRPEIDAQLISEDIAEQLQKRSSFRRTMKRTIEHTMDGGARGVKIQLSGRLGGSEMSRTEKANAGSIPLSTLRAKIDYGFSEAKTAQGHIGIKVWVNQGDYLKMEGTTDGLDAQAGQVPKKPKRPRKR; via the coding sequence ATGGGCCAAAAAATTCGACCGACCGGCTTCCGGGTCGGGATCATGGAAGACTGGCGTAGCCGCTGGTACGCCTCCAAGCACGAGTTCAGCGACCTTCTGGTCGAGGACTTCAAGATCCGGAAGTTCGTCAAGGGGAAGTACAGCTATGCTGGAATCCCCAAGATTGAGATCGAGCGGACCCGAGATGCCGTCACCGTCTTCCTCTTCACCGCGCGTCCGGGCGTGATCATCGGCCGTAAGGGTGCCGAGGTCGACCGACTCAAGGAAGAGTTGCAGGACCTGACCGGCCGCCGGATCGAAGTCAAGATCGAAGAGGTCACCCGGCCCGAGATCGACGCTCAGCTGATCAGCGAGGACATCGCAGAGCAGCTCCAGAAGCGTTCGAGCTTCCGCCGGACGATGAAGCGGACGATCGAGCACACGATGGATGGCGGCGCACGCGGCGTCAAGATCCAACTCTCGGGTCGCCTCGGCGGTTCCGAGATGTCCCGAACCGAGAAGGCCAACGCCGGCTCGATTCCCCTTTCGACCCTGCGGGCCAAGATCGATTACGGCTTTTCCGAAGCCAAGACCGCCCAGGGCCACATCGGCATCAAGGTGTGGGTCAACCAAGGCGATTACCTGAAGATGGAGGGCACCACCGATGGCCTTGATGCCCAAGCGGGTCAAGTACCGAAAAAGCCAAAAAGGCCGCGTAAAAGGTAA
- the rpsL gene encoding 30S ribosomal protein S12, which translates to MPTINQLVRKPRRPVKYKTKSPVLEGCPFKRGVCLQVKTMTPKKPNSALRKVARVRLSNGKEVTAYIGGEGHNLQEHSIVLVRGGRVRDLPGVRYHIVRGVLDSLGVADRKQARSKYGAKAKGNAPVKGAKKK; encoded by the coding sequence ATGCCCACGATCAACCAGCTCGTCCGCAAGCCGCGCCGGCCGGTCAAATACAAGACCAAGTCGCCGGTTCTCGAAGGTTGCCCGTTCAAGCGGGGCGTCTGCCTTCAGGTCAAGACGATGACCCCGAAGAAGCCGAACTCGGCGCTCCGCAAGGTGGCGCGCGTCCGGCTCTCGAACGGCAAGGAAGTCACCGCCTACATCGGCGGCGAAGGCCACAACCTCCAGGAGCACTCGATTGTCCTGGTGCGTGGCGGCCGCGTTCGCGACTTGCCGGGTGTTCGCTACCACATCGTCCGCGGTGTGCTCGACAGCCTCGGCGTCGCCGACCGCAAGCAGGCCCGCTCCAAGTACGGGGCCAAGGCCAAGGGCAACGCGCCGGTGAAGGGCGCCAAGAAGAAATGA
- the fusA gene encoding elongation factor G has translation MDSPPLTSIRNIGIIAHIDAGKTTTTERILYYTGAIHRMGDVDKGNTTTDYLEEERERGITIVAAAITCQWKDAAGEPITINIIDTPGHVDFTAEVERSLRVLDGAIVVFSAVEGVEAQSETVWRQATKYSVPRLCFINKMDRIGAEFDRVFGEIQDRLDGHPFAVQIPIGAGPEGTMGEFQGLIDLITMRALYYKPDDLGSTVTEQEIPDDLRDEADLWRGRMFDALSDHDELFAEHYLAHLEGEPLTEDELVAAIRRATLTGEAQPVLCGSSFKYVGVQRLLDAVSAYLPCPLDKPPVVGHHPKKGTEVVRRPDPKEPFCGLVFKITNDAHGDLSFVRIYSGVLESGTRVYNPGKDKKEICSRLYHIAADERIKVDQASAGDIVGVVGLKESVTGDTLCEANHPILLERIEFPETVISMSIEPVSSADKGRLADTLGALAREDPTFLYKVNEETGQTLISGMGELHLEILKNRMIRDFKLKVHVGRPRVSYRETIRTNVKRVQGSCIRQTGTTGLYAKVTIDLEHVVLPKGGPTMMIVNKLKQGVIPAEFLASVEAGLREEAKSGGRTGFPMVDLKVTLVDGDSHETESNEIAFRFAASDALRKAVQEAGSTLLEPIMKLEVVTPEDYLGDVMADLMSRRTQIEKMSDRGKLKVVDARAPLEKMFGYSTAVRSLSQGRASYSMEPLEYAAAPDSMLESLAGG, from the coding sequence ATGGACAGCCCACCGCTCACGTCGATTCGTAACATCGGCATCATCGCCCACATCGATGCCGGCAAGACGACGACCACCGAACGCATCCTGTATTACACCGGCGCCATCCACCGGATGGGCGACGTCGACAAGGGCAACACCACCACCGACTACCTGGAGGAAGAGCGCGAACGCGGCATCACCATCGTCGCCGCCGCGATCACCTGCCAGTGGAAGGATGCCGCCGGCGAGCCCATCACGATCAACATCATCGACACCCCGGGGCACGTCGACTTCACCGCCGAAGTCGAGCGATCGCTCCGCGTCCTCGATGGCGCCATCGTCGTCTTCTCCGCCGTCGAGGGGGTCGAGGCGCAGAGCGAGACCGTCTGGCGCCAGGCCACCAAATACAGCGTCCCTCGCCTCTGCTTCATCAACAAGATGGACCGCATCGGCGCCGAGTTCGACCGCGTCTTCGGCGAGATCCAGGACCGACTCGACGGCCACCCGTTCGCCGTCCAGATCCCCATCGGCGCCGGCCCGGAAGGGACCATGGGCGAGTTCCAGGGCCTCATCGACCTGATCACGATGCGTGCCCTGTACTACAAGCCCGACGACCTCGGCTCCACCGTCACCGAGCAAGAGATCCCCGACGACCTCCGAGACGAGGCTGATCTCTGGCGCGGACGGATGTTCGACGCCCTCAGCGACCACGACGAACTCTTCGCCGAGCACTACCTGGCCCACCTCGAAGGCGAGCCACTGACCGAGGACGAACTCGTCGCCGCCATCCGCCGGGCCACCCTCACCGGCGAGGCCCAGCCGGTGCTCTGCGGCTCCAGCTTCAAGTACGTCGGCGTCCAGCGACTGCTCGACGCCGTCTCCGCCTACCTTCCCTGCCCCCTCGACAAGCCCCCGGTCGTCGGTCACCACCCCAAAAAGGGGACCGAAGTGGTCCGCAGGCCGGACCCCAAAGAACCATTCTGCGGCCTCGTCTTCAAGATCACGAACGACGCCCACGGAGACCTCTCCTTCGTCCGGATCTACTCCGGTGTCCTCGAGTCCGGCACCCGCGTCTATAACCCGGGCAAGGACAAGAAGGAGATCTGTTCACGCCTCTACCACATCGCCGCGGACGAGCGCATCAAGGTCGATCAGGCCTCCGCCGGTGACATCGTCGGCGTCGTGGGGCTCAAGGAGTCGGTGACCGGGGATACCCTCTGCGAAGCCAACCATCCGATCCTCCTGGAGCGGATCGAATTCCCCGAGACTGTCATCAGCATGTCGATCGAGCCCGTCAGCTCGGCCGACAAAGGCCGGCTCGCCGACACCCTGGGGGCCCTCGCACGCGAAGACCCGACGTTCCTCTACAAGGTGAACGAGGAGACCGGCCAGACCCTCATCTCAGGAATGGGCGAACTACACCTGGAGATCCTCAAGAATCGGATGATCCGGGACTTCAAACTCAAGGTCCACGTCGGCCGCCCCCGGGTCAGCTATCGAGAGACCATCCGGACGAACGTTAAGCGGGTCCAGGGGAGCTGCATTCGCCAGACCGGGACCACCGGGCTATACGCCAAGGTGACCATCGACCTGGAACACGTCGTCCTCCCCAAGGGCGGACCCACGATGATGATCGTCAACAAACTGAAGCAAGGCGTCATCCCCGCCGAGTTCCTCGCCTCCGTCGAGGCCGGCCTCCGCGAGGAAGCGAAATCGGGGGGACGGACCGGGTTCCCCATGGTTGACCTCAAGGTGACTCTCGTCGACGGCGACAGCCACGAGACCGAGTCCAACGAGATCGCCTTCCGGTTCGCCGCCTCCGACGCCCTGCGTAAGGCCGTGCAGGAGGCCGGCTCCACCCTCCTGGAGCCGATCATGAAGCTGGAGGTCGTCACCCCCGAGGATTACCTCGGAGACGTCATGGCCGACCTCATGTCTCGCCGGACCCAGATCGAGAAGATGTCCGACCGAGGCAAACTCAAGGTCGTCGACGCCCGGGCTCCGCTGGAGAAGATGTTCGGCTACTCCACGGCCGTCAGGAGCCTCAGCCAGGGCCGGGCCAGCTACTCGATGGAACCCCTCGAATACGCCGCGGCGCCTGATAGCATGCTCGAAAGTCTCGCGGGCGGATGA
- a CDS encoding glycosyltransferase family 1 protein yields MTTPEFRGGPLRVALLYDMDACYNPTGVTRHALAQTARLRRRPDVDLRLISGRIGHPDGLAFWETMDDVARRELPLSMRTMLRLWRMTQFPPIDFWAGTAEWIYCPAEYWIPTIRHKLAVTSHDVLQDLTYGNDRRKAMLGQVFGSATLILSVSDFNTRMLVESFPACRAKVRYVPNAAEDLFFKSASSAERTHVRTDLGLPDGVPYLLSVANFQPRKNLARLISVAGRLPEVAAGDLALVLVGDGSAEELGPIREAIAALGPKALVRTPGYLQGKALRAAYAEATALVFPSICESFGIPAVEAMAQGCPVALANSTALPEIGGEAGWYFDPAVDDSITGTLADLLRQTDERARRVDLGRSIAGTYRWDASNDRLVAALRGG; encoded by the coding sequence TTGACGACGCCAGAGTTCCGGGGCGGGCCACTGCGGGTCGCTCTCCTCTATGATATGGACGCCTGCTACAACCCCACGGGCGTGACCCGCCATGCGCTGGCGCAGACGGCCAGACTCCGTCGCCGCCCGGATGTGGACCTCCGCCTGATCTCGGGGCGAATCGGCCATCCGGACGGCCTGGCCTTCTGGGAGACCATGGACGACGTCGCCCGCCGTGAGCTGCCGCTCTCGATGCGCACGATGCTCCGGCTCTGGCGGATGACCCAGTTCCCTCCGATCGACTTCTGGGCGGGGACGGCCGAATGGATCTACTGCCCGGCCGAGTACTGGATCCCCACCATCCGTCATAAGCTGGCCGTCACCAGCCATGACGTGCTCCAGGACCTGACCTACGGTAACGATCGGCGCAAGGCGATGCTGGGGCAGGTCTTCGGGTCGGCCACACTGATCCTGTCCGTCTCCGACTTCAACACCAGGATGCTCGTCGAATCATTCCCAGCCTGCCGGGCCAAGGTCAGGTATGTTCCCAACGCCGCCGAAGATCTCTTCTTCAAATCCGCCAGTTCGGCGGAACGAACCCATGTGCGTACCGACCTGGGCCTGCCCGACGGCGTCCCCTATCTGCTCTCGGTGGCCAACTTCCAGCCCAGGAAGAACCTGGCCCGACTGATCAGTGTCGCAGGCCGACTGCCCGAGGTGGCCGCAGGCGACCTGGCCCTGGTCCTCGTGGGCGACGGCTCGGCCGAGGAGCTCGGCCCGATCCGCGAGGCCATTGCCGCGTTGGGCCCCAAGGCTCTTGTACGGACGCCCGGCTATCTCCAAGGGAAGGCCTTGAGGGCCGCCTACGCCGAGGCCACCGCGCTCGTCTTCCCGTCGATCTGCGAGAGCTTCGGCATCCCGGCCGTCGAGGCTATGGCCCAGGGATGCCCGGTCGCCCTGGCGAATTCGACCGCCCTCCCCGAGATCGGCGGCGAGGCGGGCTGGTATTTCGACCCCGCGGTGGACGACTCGATCACCGGGACGCTGGCGGACCTGCTCCGGCAGACCGACGAGCGGGCCCGCCGGGTCGATCTCGGCCGATCGATCGCGGGGACGTACCGCTGGGACGCCTCGAATGATCGGCTCGTGGCGGCGCTACGCGGCGGCTGA
- the rplB gene encoding 50S ribosomal protein L2 — protein MGIRYYKPTSPGRRNATVSDFSELTDKNKKPEKSLTEPLQKKSGRNNQGFITARHRGGGHKRMYRIIDFKRLDKDGVAAAVTHIEYDPNRSARIALIVFPDGVKRYIIAPEGLKAGMSVMSGPTAEPKVGNCLPLGKIPTGMSIHNLEMQPGGGAKLCRSAGVSATLTAREGTWAQITLPSGEVRRIPAACRATIGVVGNSDHSSIKLGKAGRSRWLGRRPHVRGVAMNPNKHPMGGGEGRTSGGRHPCSPTGVLAKGGKTRRRRKPSSSAIIRRRRSVRYGQLKL, from the coding sequence ATGGGCATCCGATATTACAAGCCGACGAGCCCCGGGCGCAGAAACGCCACGGTCAGCGACTTCAGCGAGCTGACCGACAAGAACAAGAAGCCCGAGAAGAGCCTGACCGAACCCCTTCAGAAGAAGTCCGGGCGTAACAACCAGGGCTTCATCACGGCCCGTCATCGGGGCGGTGGGCACAAGCGGATGTACCGCATCATCGACTTCAAGCGGCTCGATAAGGACGGCGTGGCGGCGGCGGTCACTCACATCGAGTATGATCCGAACCGTTCGGCACGCATTGCCCTCATCGTCTTCCCCGACGGAGTCAAGCGGTACATCATCGCGCCGGAAGGCCTCAAGGCGGGCATGTCCGTCATGAGCGGGCCGACCGCCGAGCCCAAGGTTGGTAATTGCCTCCCGTTGGGCAAGATCCCCACCGGGATGTCGATCCACAACCTCGAGATGCAGCCTGGTGGCGGTGCCAAGCTCTGCCGCTCCGCGGGTGTTAGCGCCACGCTGACCGCTCGCGAGGGGACCTGGGCCCAGATCACTCTCCCGTCTGGCGAAGTTCGCCGTATTCCGGCCGCCTGCCGAGCGACGATCGGCGTTGTCGGAAATTCGGACCACTCCAGCATCAAGCTCGGCAAAGCGGGCCGAAGCCGTTGGCTGGGTCGTCGTCCGCATGTCCGCGGCGTCGCCATGAATCCCAACAAACACCCGATGGGTGGTGGCGAAGGACGTACGTCCGGCGGCCGTCATCCTTGCTCGCCGACCGGCGTGCTGGCCAAGGGCGGCAAGACTCGCCGTCGTCGCAAGCCTTCGAGCTCGGCGATCATTCGCCGTCGCCGGAGCGTTCGCTACGGTCAGCTGAAACTCTGA
- the rplV gene encoding 50S ribosomal protein L22, which yields MSTYIAKHRFARISVRKLLPLLDLIRGKYVDDAIDILKYMPHRGARMIEQALKSAMANAEDKGVRNVGDLVVNDARGDGGPMFKRLMPRARGMAYMIRRRSAHITIGLTDLASLEV from the coding sequence ATGAGTACGTACATCGCCAAACACCGCTTCGCTCGCATCTCGGTGCGCAAGCTGCTCCCGCTGCTCGACCTGATCCGCGGCAAGTATGTCGATGATGCAATCGACATCCTCAAGTACATGCCCCACCGCGGAGCACGGATGATCGAGCAGGCGTTGAAGAGCGCCATGGCCAATGCCGAGGACAAGGGCGTTCGCAACGTCGGCGACCTGGTCGTCAATGACGCCCGCGGCGACGGCGGCCCGATGTTCAAGCGGCTGATGCCTCGCGCTCGCGGTATGGCGTACATGATTCGTCGCCGCAGCGCCCATATCACAATCGGGCTGACCGACCTGGCCTCACTCGAGGTCTGA
- the rplW gene encoding 50S ribosomal protein L23, with translation MVTLYRAPTYKRSGPVLEPYQVLLRPLITEKATHLSERHNAYTFEVNPLATKTEIKEAVEALFNVKVADVRTQNRLGKKRRYKLKAGRMRNWKKAIVALKDDYRIDFY, from the coding sequence ATGGTCACGCTCTATCGCGCCCCGACATACAAGCGAAGCGGGCCGGTCCTCGAGCCCTATCAGGTGCTGCTCAGGCCGCTGATCACCGAGAAGGCGACCCACCTCTCGGAACGGCACAACGCCTACACCTTCGAGGTCAACCCGCTGGCCACGAAGACCGAGATCAAAGAGGCCGTCGAGGCCCTCTTCAATGTCAAGGTCGCCGACGTTCGCACCCAGAATCGCCTCGGCAAGAAGCGCCGCTACAAGCTCAAGGCGGGCCGGATGCGAAACTGGAAGAAGGCGATCGTGGCCTTGAAAGACGACTACCGCATCGACTTTTATTGA
- the rplP gene encoding 50S ribosomal protein L16 — protein MALMPKRVKYRKSQKGRVKGNATRGNFVAFGEYGLQTLEPGRISAQTIEAGRIVASQSVKGGGKLYIRIFPQKSITSIPAETRMGKGKGEVEYWAAVVKPGTVLYELAGVSEDVARATLARVSHKLPVACRFVTRRPTF, from the coding sequence ATGGCCTTGATGCCCAAGCGGGTCAAGTACCGAAAAAGCCAAAAAGGCCGCGTAAAAGGTAACGCCACCCGGGGCAATTTTGTTGCCTTCGGCGAATACGGCTTGCAGACCTTGGAACCTGGTCGCATCAGCGCCCAGACCATCGAAGCGGGCCGGATCGTGGCCAGCCAGTCGGTCAAAGGTGGCGGGAAGCTCTATATCCGAATCTTCCCGCAGAAGAGCATCACGTCAATCCCGGCCGAGACCCGGATGGGTAAGGGCAAGGGCGAAGTTGAATACTGGGCCGCGGTCGTCAAGCCGGGTACCGTCTTGTATGAACTGGCCGGCGTGAGCGAAGATGTGGCCCGGGCCACCCTTGCTCGCGTCTCTCATAAGCTCCCCGTGGCTTGCCGGTTCGTCACCCGTCGGCCGACGTTCTGA
- the rplC gene encoding 50S ribosomal protein L3 codes for MRVGLLGRKVGMTQIYQEDGVAVPVTVVECGPCTVLQIRTEERDGYHAVQLGFADKKRKSATQAERGHAKKADSEPKRYVREIRQDGPADGIDAGQTLTVEVFSEITRVDISGTSKGRGFSGVIKRHGFKGLRATHGVKRMHRHPGSSGPSADPAHTRKGIRKPGQYGNARITVRNLKVVRVDPTNNLLLVRGAIPGPNGGYVTIHQTNKV; via the coding sequence ATGCGCGTCGGACTGCTCGGCCGCAAAGTCGGCATGACACAGATTTATCAAGAAGACGGGGTCGCCGTCCCCGTGACCGTCGTCGAGTGCGGCCCCTGCACCGTCCTTCAAATCCGGACCGAGGAGCGCGACGGCTACCATGCCGTACAGCTCGGGTTCGCCGACAAGAAGCGGAAGAGTGCCACTCAGGCCGAACGCGGCCACGCCAAGAAGGCCGACTCCGAGCCCAAGCGGTACGTCCGCGAGATCAGGCAGGACGGCCCGGCGGATGGCATCGATGCGGGGCAGACGCTGACCGTCGAAGTCTTCAGCGAGATCACACGGGTTGATATCAGCGGGACCAGCAAGGGCCGCGGATTCTCCGGCGTCATCAAGCGTCACGGCTTCAAGGGCCTCCGGGCCACCCACGGCGTGAAGCGGATGCATCGCCACCCCGGATCGAGCGGCCCCAGCGCCGACCCGGCCCACACCCGCAAGGGGATCCGCAAGCCGGGCCAGTATGGCAACGCTCGGATCACCGTGCGGAACCTCAAGGTGGTCCGCGTCGATCCGACGAACAACTTGCTGCTCGTCCGTGGGGCGATCCCCGGCCCCAACGGCGGCTACGTCACGATCCACCAGACCAACAAGGTCTGA
- the rpsS gene encoding 30S ribosomal protein S19, whose translation MGRSLKKGPYVVERLLEKVYKVESTGNREPIRTWARACTIVPEFIGKNFAIHNGKQFIKLYVTEDMVGHKLGEFSPTRTFRGHGGKAGKGGRK comes from the coding sequence ATGGGACGCTCTCTGAAGAAAGGCCCGTACGTCGTCGAGCGTCTGCTCGAGAAGGTGTACAAGGTCGAGTCGACCGGCAACCGCGAGCCGATCCGCACCTGGGCTCGCGCCTGCACGATCGTGCCCGAGTTTATCGGCAAGAACTTCGCCATTCACAACGGCAAGCAGTTCATCAAGCTCTACGTCACTGAAGACATGGTCGGGCATAAGCTCGGCGAATTCTCCCCGACCCGGACGTTCCGCGGCCATGGCGGCAAGGCCGGCAAGGGCGGCCGTAAGTAA
- the rpsJ gene encoding 30S ribosomal protein S10: protein MSNERIRIRMEAYDHTILDQSAKDIVETAKRTEAIVHGPIPLPTRIERYTVLRSPHIDKKSREQFEIRTHKRLIDIVQPTNKTIDALNKLSLPAGVDIKIKAGPTGA, encoded by the coding sequence ATCAGCAACGAACGAATCCGCATCCGGATGGAGGCGTACGACCATACGATCCTCGATCAATCGGCCAAGGATATCGTCGAAACGGCGAAGCGGACCGAAGCCATCGTGCACGGGCCCATCCCGTTGCCGACGCGGATCGAGCGATACACGGTTCTCCGCAGCCCTCACATCGACAAGAAGTCGCGTGAGCAGTTCGAGATCCGGACGCATAAGCGTCTGATCGACATCGTGCAGCCGACGAATAAGACGATCGATGCGCTGAACAAGCTGAGCTTGCCGGCGGGCGTGGATATCAAGATCAAGGCTGGGCCGACCGGGGCTTAA
- a CDS encoding neutral zinc metallopeptidase: MRLDGREETENVEDRRGVKGAGMTLGLGSLVIILIGLFLGVDPRQLMQFVAKVNPPAVGQAQPGAPAGPVDPVEEKEAHFTKVIFRDTEDVWNELFSEGGQQYEKPVLVLYSDLVESACGQAQSAVGPFYCPGDGKVYIDLSFYRDMETQLNAPGDFAQAYVVAHEVGHHVQRLLGYSKLVDQARKQGDEVESNRMSVRLELQADYLAGVWANHGNKKFNFLEEGDVESALNAANQIGDDRLQKKSRGYVVPDGFTHGTSKQRQRWFSEGLRTGDVNGAQQLFKLRYEDL; encoded by the coding sequence ATGCGACTCGACGGCCGAGAGGAGACCGAGAATGTCGAGGACCGACGCGGGGTGAAGGGGGCCGGCATGACCCTGGGCCTGGGTAGCCTGGTGATCATCCTGATCGGCCTGTTCCTCGGGGTCGACCCGCGTCAGCTCATGCAGTTCGTCGCCAAGGTCAACCCGCCCGCCGTTGGCCAGGCCCAGCCGGGAGCCCCCGCCGGCCCCGTCGACCCGGTCGAGGAGAAAGAGGCCCACTTCACCAAGGTCATCTTCCGCGACACCGAAGATGTCTGGAATGAACTCTTCTCCGAAGGAGGCCAGCAGTACGAGAAACCCGTGTTAGTACTCTACTCGGACCTGGTCGAGAGCGCCTGCGGCCAGGCGCAATCGGCCGTCGGGCCGTTCTATTGCCCAGGCGACGGCAAGGTCTACATCGATCTGAGTTTCTATCGCGACATGGAGACTCAGCTCAACGCTCCCGGAGACTTCGCCCAGGCTTACGTTGTGGCGCACGAGGTCGGCCACCACGTCCAGCGGCTGCTCGGCTACTCCAAACTCGTCGACCAAGCCAGGAAGCAGGGCGACGAGGTCGAGTCCAACAGGATGTCTGTGCGACTGGAGCTTCAGGCCGACTATCTCGCCGGTGTTTGGGCCAACCACGGCAATAAGAAGTTCAACTTCCTGGAAGAGGGAGACGTCGAGTCGGCCCTGAACGCGGCCAATCAGATCGGCGACGACCGGCTTCAGAAGAAGTCGCGAGGGTACGTCGTTCCCGACGGATTCACGCACGGCACTTCGAAACAACGCCAACGCTGGTTCAGCGAGGGCCTGCGCACCGGCGATGTCAACGGCGCCCAGCAACTCTTCAAGCTGCGATATGAGGACCTCTGA